The following are from one region of the Vibrio hyugaensis genome:
- a CDS encoding sodium:solute symporter family protein yields MTIDTLVVLAYFFFLVAIGWMFRKFTTSTSDYFRGGGKMLWWMVGATAFMTQFSAWTFTGAAGRAFNDGFVVVILFLANAFGYFMNYLYFAPKFRQLRVVTAIEAIRQRFGKTSEQFFTWAGMPDSLISAGIWLNGLAIFVAAVFNIPMEATIIVTGLVLMLMAVTGGSWAVVASDFMQMLVIMAVTITCAVAAYFHGGGIGNIVSNFHGDFMLGNNLNYVSIFILWVVFIFVKQFGVMNNSINAYRYLCAKDSENARKAAGLACVLMIVGPIIWFLPPWYVAAFMPDFAEQYGSVGGDAAYLAFVQNVMPAGMVGLLMSAMFAATMSSMDSGLNRNAGIFVMNFYSPIVRPQASQKELVIVSKATTIVMGFIIIGIGLFINSLRHLSLFDIVLNVGALIGFPMLIPVLLGMWIRKTPDWAGWATLVVGGLVSYIFGISLQAEDVQHLFGLEQAFTTREWADLKVGLSLAAHVVFTGGFFLLTTRFYKGLSPEREKEVDQLFENWNTPLVADSEEQQNLDTKQRGMLGKLISVAGFGILAMALIPNEPSGRLLFILCGAIVLSVGVLLVNAARGPKNPKLANAKS; encoded by the coding sequence ATGACTATTGATACTCTTGTTGTTCTTGCCTACTTCTTCTTCTTAGTTGCTATTGGTTGGATGTTCCGTAAATTCACTACATCAACCAGTGACTACTTCCGAGGGGGCGGTAAGATGTTATGGTGGATGGTAGGTGCTACCGCCTTCATGACGCAATTTTCAGCATGGACGTTTACAGGTGCCGCAGGACGCGCGTTCAACGACGGTTTCGTTGTTGTAATCCTATTCTTAGCCAATGCATTTGGCTACTTCATGAACTACCTCTACTTTGCTCCAAAGTTCCGTCAACTACGTGTAGTAACGGCAATTGAAGCGATTCGCCAACGTTTTGGTAAGACTTCAGAGCAGTTCTTCACTTGGGCGGGTATGCCAGACAGCTTGATCTCAGCGGGTATTTGGCTGAACGGTCTTGCAATCTTTGTGGCAGCGGTCTTCAACATTCCAATGGAAGCGACCATCATCGTAACTGGTCTGGTTCTGATGCTGATGGCGGTAACCGGTGGTTCTTGGGCCGTTGTAGCGTCTGATTTTATGCAGATGCTAGTTATCATGGCGGTAACGATCACTTGTGCAGTGGCGGCTTACTTCCATGGTGGCGGTATCGGCAACATTGTGTCGAACTTCCACGGCGACTTTATGCTGGGTAACAACCTGAACTACGTCAGTATCTTTATCCTTTGGGTAGTGTTCATCTTTGTTAAGCAGTTCGGTGTAATGAACAACAGCATCAACGCTTACCGTTACCTTTGTGCAAAAGACAGTGAAAACGCGCGTAAAGCGGCTGGCCTTGCATGTGTGCTGATGATTGTTGGTCCTATCATTTGGTTCCTACCACCTTGGTACGTAGCGGCATTCATGCCTGATTTCGCAGAGCAATACGGCTCAGTAGGTGGTGATGCAGCTTACCTAGCATTCGTACAAAACGTAATGCCAGCAGGTATGGTGGGTCTTCTGATGTCAGCGATGTTTGCGGCAACCATGTCTTCTATGGACTCAGGCCTGAACCGTAACGCTGGTATCTTCGTGATGAACTTCTACAGCCCAATCGTGCGCCCACAAGCGTCGCAGAAAGAGCTGGTTATCGTGAGTAAAGCGACGACTATCGTAATGGGCTTCATCATCATTGGTATCGGTCTATTCATTAACTCACTGCGTCACTTGAGCCTGTTCGATATCGTACTGAACGTGGGTGCGTTGATTGGCTTCCCAATGTTGATTCCTGTACTACTTGGTATGTGGATTCGTAAGACGCCAGATTGGGCTGGTTGGGCAACATTGGTTGTTGGTGGTCTTGTTTCTTACATCTTCGGTATCTCGTTACAAGCAGAAGACGTACAGCACCTATTTGGCCTAGAGCAAGCGTTTACAACTCGTGAGTGGGCCGACCTGAAAGTTGGCTTGAGCTTAGCGGCACACGTTGTCTTTACTGGTGGTTTCTTCCTACTGACAACACGCTTCTACAAAGGTCTATCGCCTGAACGTGAGAAGGAAGTGGATCAATTGTTCGAGAACTGGAACACGCCACTTGTGGCTGACAGTGAAGAGCAGCAAAACCTAGATACAAAACAGCGTGGTATGCTTGGTAAGCTAATCAGCGTAGCTGGCTTCGGTATCCTAGCGATGGCTCTGATTCCGAACGAACCATCAGGTCGACTACTGTTCATCTTGTGTGGTGCGATTGTTCTCTCAGTAGGTGTTCTACTGGTGAACGCTGCGAGAGGGCCTAAAAACCCAAAGCTTGCTAACGCGAAAAGCTAA
- a CDS encoding cupin domain-containing protein — MNSFFVLDENPWEELGGGIKRKIVAYTDDLMAVHLCFDKGAIGAPHTHEIHDQIGYVVRGSFEAEIEGEKKVLKEGDAYFARKHMMHGAVALEQDSILLDIFNPAREDFLK, encoded by the coding sequence ATGAATTCTTTTTTTGTATTAGATGAGAACCCATGGGAAGAGCTAGGCGGCGGTATCAAACGCAAGATCGTTGCTTACACTGATGACCTAATGGCGGTTCACCTATGTTTCGATAAAGGCGCAATTGGTGCACCACATACACACGAAATTCATGACCAAATCGGTTACGTAGTACGTGGTAGCTTTGAAGCTGAAATTGAAGGTGAGAAAAAAGTATTGAAAGAAGGCGACGCATACTTCGCACGTAAGCACATGATGCACGGTGCGGTGGCACTAGAGCAAGACAGCATCCTTCTGGATATCTTCAACCCAGCTCGTGAAGACTTCTTAAAGTAA
- a CDS encoding bifunctional 4-hydroxy-2-oxoglutarate aldolase/2-dehydro-3-deoxy-phosphogluconate aldolase codes for MTTLNEQLANLKVIPVIAINKAEDAIPLGRTLVENGMPCAEITFRTECAAEAIRAMRAEFPEMLIGAGTILTNEQVDEAVDAGVDFIVSPGFNPRTVQYCIDKNVAIVPGVNNPSLVEQAMEMGLRTLKFFPAEPSGGVGMLKALTAVYPVKFMPTGGVSLGNVDEYLSIPSVLACGGTWMVPTKLIDEGKWDELGKLVRDAVAHVA; via the coding sequence ATGACGACATTAAACGAACAACTAGCAAACCTAAAAGTAATCCCTGTTATTGCCATCAACAAAGCAGAAGACGCGATCCCTCTAGGCCGTACTTTGGTTGAAAACGGTATGCCTTGCGCAGAAATCACGTTCCGCACAGAGTGTGCAGCAGAAGCAATTCGTGCAATGCGCGCTGAGTTCCCTGAAATGCTGATCGGTGCAGGTACTATCTTAACTAACGAGCAAGTGGACGAAGCGGTTGATGCAGGCGTGGACTTTATCGTTAGCCCTGGTTTTAACCCTCGTACAGTTCAATACTGTATCGACAAGAACGTAGCAATCGTACCGGGCGTAAACAACCCAAGCCTTGTTGAACAAGCAATGGAAATGGGTCTTCGCACGCTGAAGTTTTTCCCGGCTGAGCCATCAGGCGGCGTAGGTATGCTTAAAGCACTGACAGCGGTTTACCCTGTAAAATTCATGCCTACAGGCGGCGTTAGCCTAGGTAATGTAGATGAGTACTTGTCTATCCCTTCAGTGCTGGCATGTGGTGGTACTTGGATGGTTCCAACCAAACTTATCGATGAAGGTAAGTGGGACGAGTTAGGTAAGCTCGTTCGCGATGCGGTTGCTCACGTAGCATAA
- a CDS encoding sugar kinase produces MKSLNIAVIGECMVELQKKEGQLQQSFGGDTLNTALYLSRLTKAHDIKTSYVTALGNDPFSQEMLTAWQEEGIDTSLVLSVTEKQPGIYYIETDETGERYFHYWRNEAAAKFLFEQNESPALVDQLYSYDAVYLSGITLAILTEEGKRQLFGFLERFKAQGGKVIFDNNYRPKLWVSRENAMSWYLKILKHTDIALLTFDDEQMLFGDEHLEQCIERTSSLGVDEIIIKRGSKDCLVVANGEAQYVAPDKVDNVIDTTAAGDSFSAGFLAKRLTGGNAVEAAYSGHCMAGAVIQHKGAIIPRDVMPDLPL; encoded by the coding sequence ATGAAATCATTAAACATCGCGGTCATTGGCGAATGTATGGTTGAGCTACAGAAAAAGGAAGGTCAGCTACAACAGTCATTCGGTGGTGATACGTTAAATACGGCGCTGTATTTATCTCGTTTGACAAAAGCTCACGACATTAAAACCAGTTATGTAACCGCACTAGGTAACGATCCTTTTAGCCAAGAAATGCTAACGGCGTGGCAAGAAGAGGGTATTGATACCAGTCTAGTACTGTCTGTAACTGAAAAGCAGCCAGGTATTTACTACATCGAAACTGATGAGACAGGCGAACGTTACTTCCACTATTGGCGTAATGAAGCGGCGGCGAAGTTCTTATTCGAACAGAATGAGTCTCCTGCATTAGTCGACCAACTATACTCGTACGATGCGGTTTACTTGAGCGGTATTACGCTTGCGATCCTGACAGAAGAAGGTAAGAGGCAGTTATTCGGCTTCCTTGAGCGTTTTAAGGCTCAAGGTGGCAAAGTTATCTTTGATAACAACTACCGTCCGAAGTTGTGGGTAAGCCGTGAAAATGCAATGTCTTGGTACCTTAAGATCCTTAAGCACACAGATATTGCACTGCTGACTTTCGATGATGAGCAAATGCTGTTTGGTGATGAACACCTAGAGCAATGCATTGAAAGAACGTCTTCATTAGGCGTGGATGAGATCATCATTAAACGTGGTAGCAAAGATTGTTTAGTTGTCGCAAATGGTGAAGCGCAATACGTGGCACCAGATAAAGTGGACAACGTGATCGATACCACCGCAGCGGGTGATTCATTCAGTGCAGGTTTCTTGGCAAAACGCCTAACAGGTGGAAATGCTGTAGAAGCCGCATATTCAGGTCACTGCATGGCAGGCGCAGTAATTCAGCACAAAGGTGCCATTATTCCACGCGACGTAATGCCAGATCTTCCATTGTAA